Genomic DNA from Fimbriimonas ginsengisoli Gsoil 348:
GTCGCTCTAGCAGTAGACGGACACGGCTCATTTTCGCGGCAACCACCCTGAAGGGGTGTCAGAGATTAGCCCCGGGTTTCCTACCCGGGGAAATGAGGCCGATCTGAACCGACCCCGGAGCGGGTCGCAGAACCTTCCGGACATCAGAACGTTGACGATCTACAAGGCATCTCAATCGGTGAACTTAAGGTTTTCAGAAGGCAATTTTCAGCTAGGTGCCGTTTCTTACAGGGGCGGGCGAGCCGCCCGTGCCACGTTACTTCCCTTCCTTCGGATCCAAATACGACCTCAGACCGTCGCCGACGAAGTTAAGGGCGAAAACAGTCAGAGACAGAACGACGCAAGGGGGGATGAGCTGCTCGGGGAAGCTGTTCATGTTTTCCCGGGCACTGTTGATCATGCTTCCCCAGCTCGGCTCGGGAGCCTGGATACCGATTCCCAGGAAGCTCAGCGTGCTCTCGGCAAGGATGGTACCGGCGATTTCGATCATGCTGACCGCCATCAAAATGCCGGCGAGCTGCGGCAAAATGTGCCGGGTCACATTGTAAAAGGTAGAGGCTCCCGTCGCTTTGGCCGCGACGACAAATTCGCGATCCTTGAGGGTTGCCACCTGAGAGCGCACTAATCGAGCAATCGACGGCCACGCCGTTATCGATAACGCCGCGATGACGGGCGCAAGTTTCCCGCCCGGAACCTGCACTTTTGAGCTTTGGATGGCGCCAATAATGAGGATCGCCAACAAAATGTCCGGAAACGCGAACATCGCGTCGGTCAGACGCATGACGGGACCGGCGATCCAACGCGGAGCGAAGACCCCCAAGACTCCCACCGTAACGCCGACTACGAGTGCGAAAAGCTGAACCACCAAGCCGACGGTCAGCGAGATTCGCGCGCCGG
This window encodes:
- a CDS encoding ABC transporter permease, whose amino-acid sequence is MIVRVPGRKRSRRDPFLIVGAIFLVLLVAFAIVGPSVRDAQLHSLSKHQPFTSVYDDVAKPFLNAGGHFPLGTDPQGRDVVARIAAGARISLTVGLVVQLFALVVGVTVGVLGVFAPRWIAGPVMRLTDAMFAFPDILLAILIIGAIQSSKVQVPGGKLAPVIAALSITAWPSIARLVRSQVATLKDREFVVAAKATGASTFYNVTRHILPQLAGILMAVSMIEIAGTILAESTLSFLGIGIQAPEPSWGSMINSARENMNSFPEQLIPPCVVLSLTVFALNFVGDGLRSYLDPKEGK